The Prosthecomicrobium sp. N25 genome contains the following window.
GGGCGCTCGGCAGGAGGGTCATGGGGGCGCGGGGGCGTCTCCGGGACTGGAGCGGGTGTCATCGCGACGGCGCGGGGGCGCGATCGGGACATCGAGGGACGCCGAGCAAGTCCGGCGGAGGAGAATTGCCGTGAACAAGCCCTTGGTCGCCGGCGGCGCTCGCGACATCGCGCGGGCATCGACCCTCGTCGCCTTCCGGGGCGTGTCGAAGACCTACGACGGCAAGACCCACGTGGTGAAGGACCTCGACCTGGCGATCGGCAAGGGCGAGTTCCTGACCCTGCTGGGACCCTCAGGCTCCGGCAAGACGACCTGCCTGATGATGCTGGCGGGATTCGAGGTGCCGACCTCGGGCGAGATCTATCTGGCCGACCGGCCGCTCTCGAAGAAGCCGCCCCACGAGCGCGGTATCGGCATGGTCTTCCAGAACTACGCCCTGTTCCCGCACATGACCGTCGCCCAGAACATCGCGTTCCCGCTCGAGGTGCGCCGGATGGGCCGCGCCGAGGTGAAGGACAAGGTGGCGCGCGCGCTCGACATGGTGCGCCTCCCGCATGTCGCCGATCGCAAGCCGAGCCAGTTGTCCGGCGGCCAGCAGCAGCGCATCGCCCTCGCCCGCGCGCTCGTCTTCGAGCCCGAGATCGTGCTCATGGACGAGCCGCTCGGCGCGCTCGACAAGCAATTGCGCGAGCACATGCAGTACGAGATCCGCTCGCTGCACATGTCGCTCGGCCTCACGATGGTCTACGTCACCCACGACCAGTCCGAGGCCTTGACCATGTCGGACCGGATCGCGGTGTTCGCCGGCGGCCACATCCGCCAGGTCGCGGACCCGCGCAGCCTCTACCAGGAGCCCGCGGACGGCCTGGTCGCCACCTTCGTGGGCGAGTCCAACCGCTTCGACGGGACCATTCTCGGGCGAAGCGGCGACACGGTGACGGTCGGGACGGTCGGGGGTGCCCGGATCGAGGCGCAAGCGGTCGACGTCGGGGCGGCGGGACCCTGTGCCGTCATCGTCCGTCCGGAGCACATCCGCATCGGCCCCGCGGCGGACGGCCTCCCGGACTCGATCCCCGGACGCGTGGTCGACGTCGTCTATCACGGCGATCACCTCCAGGTTCACATATCCGCCGGCGGCCTCGACGTGGTGGCCAAGCAGCCGGCCCACGGCCTGCCCGCACCCGACGTCGGGGTGGAGACCCGCTTCGGCTTCGCCCGGGACCATGCCCGCGCCTACGACCCCGCGCGCACCGACCACTAGGCCGACGACCGACCGCAGAGGTCGGCCGGCGGCCTCCCGCCCCAGCGGCGGCCCTCGATCACCCGGACTACGAAACCTCAGGGAGAAAAGTCATGAAGCGCAGTCACATGATCGCCGCGACCGCGGCCCTCGTCCTCGGCGTCGGCGCCGTCGCGCAGGCCGCGTCCGGCAAGCTGGTGGTGGTGTCCTGGGGCGGCGCCTACCAGGACGCCCAGAAGATCGTCTACTTCGAGCCCGCCAAGGCCGCGGGCGTCGACATGATCGACGAAAGCTGGGACGGCGGCGTCGGCGTGCTGCGCGCCAAGGTCCAGGGCGGCAACGCCGGCTGGGACGTGGTGCAGGTCGAATCCGACGAGCTCGAGATCGGCTGCGAGGAGGGCCTCTACGAGAAGCTCGACTTCGCCCGGATCGGCGGCCAGGACGCCTATCTGCCGGATGCCGTCCACAAGTGCGGCGTCGGCGCGATCCTGTACGACTTCGTGCTCGGCTACGACAAGGACAAGATCCCGGCCGACAAGGCGCCGAAATCCTGGGCCGACTTCTTCGACACGAAGACCTGGCCGGGCAAGCGGGCGCTGCGCATGGGCGCCAAGACGACCCTCGAGATCGCGCTCATGGCCGACGGCGTGCCGGCCGACAAGGTCTA
Protein-coding sequences here:
- a CDS encoding ABC transporter substrate-binding protein, with translation MKRSHMIAATAALVLGVGAVAQAASGKLVVVSWGGAYQDAQKIVYFEPAKAAGVDMIDESWDGGVGVLRAKVQGGNAGWDVVQVESDELEIGCEEGLYEKLDFARIGGQDAYLPDAVHKCGVGAILYDFVLGYDKDKIPADKAPKSWADFFDTKTWPGKRALRMGAKTTLEIALMADGVPADKVYEVLKTDAGVDRAFKKLDTIKKDLIFWKSGAQPPQFLASGEVVMTSVYNGRIDAANKKDKRNFGIVWNQALYTLDSWVILKGSPNVEAAYKFLAVVGKPENQAKLPNHIAYGVTTKAATPLIDPKALADLPTAPANLAKAKLIDTEFWIENNDKLAERFNKWAAVN
- a CDS encoding ABC transporter ATP-binding protein, which gives rise to MNKPLVAGGARDIARASTLVAFRGVSKTYDGKTHVVKDLDLAIGKGEFLTLLGPSGSGKTTCLMMLAGFEVPTSGEIYLADRPLSKKPPHERGIGMVFQNYALFPHMTVAQNIAFPLEVRRMGRAEVKDKVARALDMVRLPHVADRKPSQLSGGQQQRIALARALVFEPEIVLMDEPLGALDKQLREHMQYEIRSLHMSLGLTMVYVTHDQSEALTMSDRIAVFAGGHIRQVADPRSLYQEPADGLVATFVGESNRFDGTILGRSGDTVTVGTVGGARIEAQAVDVGAAGPCAVIVRPEHIRIGPAADGLPDSIPGRVVDVVYHGDHLQVHISAGGLDVVAKQPAHGLPAPDVGVETRFGFARDHARAYDPARTDH